Proteins found in one Nostoc sp. NIES-3756 genomic segment:
- a CDS encoding 2-phosphosulfolactate phosphatase family protein, with the protein MKLFVYHTPELTPKDQAPDCAIAVDVLRATSTIATVLSAGGEAVQVFSDLDELMAVSETWPPQKRLRAGERGGGKVAGFELGNSPLDCTPELVEGRRLFISTTNGTRALKRVQNSATVLTAAFINRAAVVQYLLEKQPQTVWIVGSGWEGSFSLEDTACAGAIAHAVVEKSQLPPEELAGNDEVISAIALYSQWQHNLLGLFHHASHGKRLLRLECYDDLKYCSQTDILPVLPMQQEPGVFKSKN; encoded by the coding sequence GTGAAGCTATTTGTATACCATACTCCGGAATTAACCCCTAAAGATCAGGCTCCTGACTGCGCGATCGCGGTCGATGTCTTACGAGCCACTAGCACCATTGCCACCGTTCTTTCTGCTGGTGGTGAAGCTGTGCAAGTCTTCAGCGATTTAGATGAACTAATGGCAGTTAGTGAAACATGGCCTCCCCAAAAACGGCTACGAGCTGGAGAACGTGGCGGTGGGAAAGTCGCTGGTTTTGAACTGGGTAACTCTCCCCTTGACTGCACCCCTGAATTAGTGGAGGGAAGGCGTTTGTTCATTAGTACTACTAATGGTACTCGTGCTTTAAAAAGGGTACAAAACTCTGCCACTGTACTCACAGCCGCTTTTATCAACCGTGCCGCCGTAGTGCAGTATCTTCTGGAAAAGCAACCACAGACAGTTTGGATTGTCGGTTCAGGTTGGGAAGGTAGTTTTTCTTTAGAAGATACAGCTTGTGCTGGTGCGATCGCTCATGCTGTTGTGGAAAAATCCCAGTTACCCCCTGAGGAATTAGCTGGTAATGATGAAGTAATTAGTGCGATCGCTCTTTACTCACAATGGCAGCACAATTTATTAGGACTATTCCATCATGCCAGTCACGGCAAACGTCTGTTACGCCTTGAATGTTATGATGACCTGAAATATTGTTCTCAAACCGATATTTTACCTGTCTTGCCCATGCAGCAGGAACCAGGAGTATTTAAAAGCAAAAACTAA